A segment of the Triticum urartu cultivar G1812 chromosome 1, Tu2.1, whole genome shotgun sequence genome:
TCAACTCCACTTCTTAGAGTTCTTAGAGTAGCGGATGGTGATGAGAAGCCTGCCATGCCAGAGATTAAAGCACTTATGATTTATGCAAAGGAGAGGATCAATCTAGGTTTCCCTCAACAAAACAAGCAACCATTGCTCAAGAAGATCTTGGCCATTGTTGACAAGCGTTGGGAGAATCAAATGGATCATCCATTGTATGGGGCTGCTCTATTTTTGAACCCAGGAAAGTTCTTTCCTATTGTAAGCAGAAATGATGATGCCTTAGTTGGGGAGCTTAGGAGCTGCTTTAATGATGTGCTTGCAAAAATGGTACCGGATGTCAATGTTCGAAAAAAGATTGATCAACAAGCTGTGCTCTATGAGCGCCAGCGAGAAGGCTTTTCTAATCCATTGGCACTCGAGACCATGAGCACAAGAAACCCTCGTAAGTCATATTAAATGCATCATGTTAATTTCAGCATGTTAATTCCAGTTCCAGCAATGTAATTTCTGTACAAACTCTTAATATGTGTCAGTTTTTATCATTTTAGTTGATTGGTGGAGTTCATTTGGTGGTCGGGCCATTGACCTACAAAGGTTTGCAAAGCGCATTGTTAGTCTTTGTGCTTCATCATCTGGTTGTGAGAGGAATTGGAGCACGTTTGAATTTGTAAGTCAACTAGTAAAGCAGTATTTGTGTTTGTTCaatgatgatttcagcaagttgTTTACTTATTTCACTTGCTGTTTCTACTTTGTAGATCCATACGAAGAAAAGGAACAGGTTACAATGGAAAAGGTTGAATGCTCTTGTCTTTGTTTCATACAACCGGAAGAATATGCAACGGTTTCAAAAGAGGCGTGAGAAGGTGGGCGAGAATAGCTTTGAGGCTTTGGTCATTGAGGATTTTGATTGGGGCAATGAGTGGGTGGACCCATCACTATCACAACCTCAAGGTGCTCGAGGTTGTCCTGAAGACAATCAAGACATTACATGGGAGGATGTTGATGTGGCTATTGGTGCATCTTCAAACCTTCGAGGCCGCAATCTGCATAGGACAGCAACTACAGTTCGTAGGGGCCAGACAAATGTCCGTCTGCAACACTACGCACGCAAGAGACCTACTACAACATGACCTACAGTTCCTGAAGAAGATGAGGCAGAGGAGGACTTGGAGCAAGAACAACACTCAAGTATGCCCAATGCGGAGGGGGAGGATTCAGACTAcgttgaggatgatgatgatgtgaGCAATGACGATCAAGAGCCAACTAATGTTGACCAAGATGGTGAAGACAACACCAATGCCAATGAGTTTGATGATGATGACTTTTGATTGAGACTTCGAGAGTGGAGAGACATGAGATGAGAGAGCTGAGCTGGCCACCTTTATCCCTTTTGCTATGCTGGAATTATCTATTATTCTGTTTGTCTTATGATGTGGACCTTTCACCTTTGTTATGTGGACTACTAGACTTGTGTCATTTGAATTGGTTAATGGTTATGTAATATGTATGCCATGCATTGCAGATTGCAGTTGCACTCATACTTGCTATCTTTCTTTCCACTTTTGCTCGCTGCCTCacttttatttctattttttgTGGAATGTGCACTGGTAAGTGATACATTATTCTAACATATTTGTTCATGACTTAATGTTGATGCAGAATTCTGCTGGGGAGAAAAGCAAATGCAAAGAGGATGGGAATGGATGCTATATGGGCTCTACAACAATCAGTTGCAAGGTGTGTATGGCTGTATGCCTAGTTGCTCAATGCCTAATTGCCTACCAATTTCTAGTTTTCTACTTAATTCTGTTGCTTACAAGTCTCTAAGGCGTCGCCTCGCCTTATGCCTTACCGCTTAGGCAGTGAGGCGCCCCCCCAGCGCCTCGCCTTGCCTTACCGCCTTAAAAACATAGCCCCCAGCGTTACAGTGGCCTGGCCCAGTGGCGTAGCAGACCACAGGCCTTTACCAGTGTGGCGTGCTAAGGTCATTTCCCCCTTAAACGGTGTTGACGTGCCGGATGCTTAACCCCTTTTACCACGCGCACGACATCTGTTAAGGTATGTGGCGCGGTAATAGGAGGTAATTACACTAAGCGGCAGTGACTTGACGTGTGTCCGTTCCCGGACTCGAGAAGAAGACACATGCCCCCACATTTAATGCGGTACATATGCAGTAGATATTTCACTATGTGTATACAGTATTCCCAATACCATTTCtagccactgtggtgaccccttgcACTACAAAAGGAGGACCAGGCTACTGTATGGAGGGAGACTTTTTTTCGGACAAGCTCAGATCTTAGATAGGCTAGACAGAAAGGATAACCTGCCCGTTCCCTTCCCAGGACGAGCAGCCACTTTATCAACTTTGTAATCTCCTCCCACCAAAGAAACCAACcagcaagagtagggttttacgcaccATGCGGCCCGAACGTGGGTAAATATCAGTGTTCCCAACGACTCTCGTCGGCGTTGCATCCGCGTTCGCCATGTCACCCTTGAACAAGCAAAAGGGAAGCCTCTGCCCCTGGTGTCAAGCACGGCCCCGCCATAGGTAAATGCTCCAAGATGGCTAAACATTTCACTGAGTGACTGGTCTAATTAATTACTCTGCAAATAAAATTGGTGACATTAGTATCAAGACCAGTTGCCAGTTAAATGCATGAGTAACAAAGATAACCGAAACTACCTCTTTCTCTTTTCCATGAAGACTTCAGTAAGAGCGGAAAGGATTCTTGATATCTCCACAGTGTTGCCTGTGCTCTGTTCCATTATTACTCTTGCAGTATCTAACATTTTCCCAGCAAGATCCACATCAGAAACATTTCCAGCGCCTGCATCTCATTGTCACCCTTCCTATCCTCCTGGTCTTTGTCATTTGAGGGTTTCCCTGCTCAATGAGTATATCAGTATAAACCATGGCAGGAAGAAAAGGCACATTGAACTAGAAGATCAATTATAATAGTGGTGGACTGTTTGTGAAACAAAAAACAGCAATAGAAAACAATGAGATGCATGCATATGCTTAAATCATCCAACTTAACCAGTATAACATACCATTGACCAATACAGTGGTCCATCTAAAAATGCATTAGCTAAAATTCTGAAATGTGAGACAAGAAATACTCACATTACATTACTTGCATAACTCATGTACCATATATAATTGCAAAAAAGTGAAACTTGTACGTTGTGTAAAAGTTAGCACACACAAGTACACTGGTTAGACAGCTAAATACAAGAGAACTGAATGAAGCCAGTGATTCAAGTATCCATGTCTGTTTAATCTGGCATTGCCATTCGGCCATTCGAAGTGTGTCAAGAGgcacaaaaataaaataaaaaatagcTGGCACATGGCACCATACACAAGCCCAAAACATGGACAGCCCATAAACAAGCTCTTTTAGcatctatctatacctatactaagaCTCAAAAAAaatctatctatacctatactgATTAGAGACTCCCAAGAAAT
Coding sequences within it:
- the LOC125532775 gene encoding uncharacterized protein LOC125532775; translation: MHQTRPTKGKLKAFKKPIAGARRVTTFIYRHGRLLSLMRKATGGDLVRPAATRFATAILTLRSLVKNKAALRSLFTSDEWVGNKLAKTQVGLNVQEIILSTEWWSAIEDCLRASTPLLRVLRVADGDEKPAMPEIKALMIYAKERINLGFPQQNKQPLLKKILAIVDKRWENQMDHPLYGAALFLNPGKFFPIVSRNDDALVGELRSCFNDVLAKMVPDVNVRKKIDQQAVLYERQREGFSNPLALETMSTRNPLDWWSSFGGRAIDLQRFAKRIVSLCASSSGCERNWSTFEFIHTKKRNRLQWKRLNALVFVSYNRKNMQRFQKRREKVGENSFEALVIEDFDWGNEWVDPSLSQPQGARGCPEDNQDITWEDVDVAIGASSNLRGRNLHRTATTVRRGQTNVRLQHYARKRPTTT